TGCCCCGCACCCTCTGGCTCGAAGAGGATCCGGCGTACCTCGGCGCGCCGTTCTTCGTCATGGCGCGCGCCGCCGGCCGCGTTCCACCGGACGTCATGCCCTATACGTACGAGGGGAATTGGCTGTACGACGCCACTGACGCCCAGCGCGACCAGCTGGAGGCCGCCAGCGTGTCGGTCCTCGCCCGCCTGCACGACCAAGTCCCCTCCGGCGCGGCCGACTTCCTCGCCACCCCCGGAACGGGAGACGCGCTGCGACGTCATATGGAGGCTCAACAGGACTACTACCGCTGGGTGGTTGACGGGCGCCCCCGTTCCCCACTGATCGAGCGCGGCTTTGCCCGGCTGGCCGACCTGTGGCCGGCGGACCCCGGGGAGACCGTTTTGACCTGGGGCGACGCCCGGATCGGCAATATCGTCTACGACGGATTCGAGCCGGCGGCCGTACTCGACTGGGAGATGGCCGCCCTCGGCCCCCGGGAACTCGACCTGGGCTGGATGATCTTTCTCCACCGCTTCTTCCAGGACCTCACCGAGAGCGGCGGCCAGCGGGGGCTGCCCAGATTCCTGTGCCGTGACCGCGTCGAGGACCGCTATGCCCGGCTCACCGGACACCGGCCCCGCGCCATGGAGTTCCACACCCTCTACGCGGCCCTGCGGCACGCCATCGTCATGCTGCGAGTGGCCTACCGCCAGGTCCACTTCGGGGAAATCCCGGTCCCGGCCGATGCCGATGCGTTGATCCTGCACCGCGGGACCCTGGAAGCGATGATCGAGCGCCGCTACTGGTGAGCCCGGGCGGCGTACGGGCCTGCCGGCCGGGGCCGGCAGGCGCACTCAGCTGAGCGGGCGCATCCGCGGCACCCGGACCGGCCGGGTGCCGGGCCCGCCGAGGTGCGAGAACGGCTGGCGGCGCCAGTCCAGGCTCTCCGGGAGCGTCAGCAGCACGGCCGCGTCCTGCTCCTGGGCGTCCAGGGTGTCGGCGGTCCTGGCGGCCTCGGAGACCGTCCGCCCGGAGCCCTGGCACACCGTCAGGCCGAAGGGGTTCCACGGCGAGGCGCACAGGGCGTGCTCGGGGAGCGTGTACTCGTCCGCCAGCAGTGCGATCGGCTGCAGGCAGTCGGGGCAGGTCACGCGGTAGATCTCATAGGTGTCGAAAGAGTCGACCTCCGCACCGTCGTCGCCCGGGCCGCCGGGACCGTCGCCCTCCTGGGCGCCGGTGTGCGCGGCAGCGGAGTCCTGCTCAAGGCGTCGCATGATGTCCATCCCCCTCGGGTGGGTCGGTCGTACCGCTGACTTCCTGTGACGGGCGGTCCCGGCCACCAGCAGCAATTCCCTTCATGCCGCACGCATAATCGCGGGCACCCCACCGACACCGGATCACATGTGTGGCATTGGTCACATGAACCGGCGTGGGGGTGTCCACGATCCGGCGCACGGTGCGCATACGCCCCCGCGCGCAGTAGGTTGAGCGGGTGGAGGAGTTGGACCGACAAATCGTGGATCTGCTCGTCAAGGACGGGCGGATGAGCTACACCGACCTGGGCAAGGCCACCGGCCTGTCCACCTCGGCGGTGCACCAGCGGGTGCGCCGCCTGGAGCAGCGCGGTGTCATCCGGGGCTATGCCGCCATCGTGGACCCCGAAGCCGTGGGCCTGCCGCTCACCGCCTTCATCTCGGTCAAACCCTTCGACCCCAGCGCGCCGGACGACATCGCCGACCGCCTGGCCGAGGTCCCCGAGCTGGAGGCCTGCCACAGCGTCGCCGGCGACGAGAACTACATCCTCAAGGTCCGGGTCGCCACCCCGCTGGAGCTGGAGCACCTGCTCACCCGCATCCGGACCCTCGCCGGTGTGTCGACCCGCACCACGGTCGTGCTCTCCACCCCCTACGAGGCCCGGCCGCCGCGCATCTGACCGGCGAGCGCCCCCCTGCGTGCGGCCCGTCCGTCCGCAGGGGCCAAACTGTCCGGTATGAGCGAGCCCCTTTCCCAGCTGGCCCGGAAGGACTCTTCCCGGCCCCGCACCGTCCTGCTGCGCGGCGGTGAGGTGCACAGCCCCGCGGACCCCTTCGCCACCGCCATGGTCGTCGAAGGCGACCGCATCGCCTGGGTAGGGGAGGAGGGCGCGGCCGACTCCTTCGCCGAGGGCGTGGACGAGGTCATCCCGCTCGACGGTGCGCTCGTCACGCCGGCCTTCACGGACGCACATGTGCACACCACGGCAACCGGTCTCGCGCTCACCGGCCTCGATCTGGTCGGGGCAGGCACCCTGTCCGACGCGCTCGCCCGGATCCGCGCCTACGCGGACGCGCGCCCGGCGGACCGCATCCTGCTCGGGCACGGCTGGGACGCCGGCGTCTGGCCGGAGGGGCGCCCGCCGTCCCGCGCGGAACTGGACGAGGCCACCGGTGGCCGCCCGCTCTACCTCACCCGGGTCGACGTGCACTCCGCCGTCGTGACCACGGCCCTGCTGGATCTGGTCCCCGGCATCCGCGACCGGGACGGGTTCCACGACGGTGCCCCGCTGACCGGTGCCGCCCATCACGCGGCGCGCAAGGCCGCCTACGCCACCGTCACCCCCGCCCAGCGGGCCGAGGCCCAGACCGCGGCGCTCGCCCGCGCCGCCTCGCTCGGCATCGGCAGCGTCCACGAGTGCGCCGGTCCGGACATCTCCGGCGAGGACGACTTCACGGGGCTGCTCGCCCTGGCCCGGGAAGGCAACGGCCCCCGGGTCATCGGCTACTGGGCCGAGCTGATCGCATCCGCAAAGGATGCGGAGCGGATCAGGGAACTCGGGGCGCTCGGCGCCGCGGGCGATCTGTTCGCCGACGGCTCGCTCGGC
This portion of the Streptomyces sp. 2114.4 genome encodes:
- a CDS encoding phosphotransferase family protein, with amino-acid sequence MSTAPRPRTTTRDPEALARRLTAWLGTRLPGARAVSPSVPDSNGMSSETLLFDIDHPRPPSGPESGPRSCALRLAADPAAYTVFPRYDMARQYRTMRLVAAHTDLPVPRTLWLEEDPAYLGAPFFVMARAAGRVPPDVMPYTYEGNWLYDATDAQRDQLEAASVSVLARLHDQVPSGAADFLATPGTGDALRRHMEAQQDYYRWVVDGRPRSPLIERGFARLADLWPADPGETVLTWGDARIGNIVYDGFEPAAVLDWEMAALGPRELDLGWMIFLHRFFQDLTESGGQRGLPRFLCRDRVEDRYARLTGHRPRAMEFHTLYAALRHAIVMLRVAYRQVHFGEIPVPADADALILHRGTLEAMIERRYW
- a CDS encoding Lrp/AsnC family transcriptional regulator, which encodes MEELDRQIVDLLVKDGRMSYTDLGKATGLSTSAVHQRVRRLEQRGVIRGYAAIVDPEAVGLPLTAFISVKPFDPSAPDDIADRLAEVPELEACHSVAGDENYILKVRVATPLELEHLLTRIRTLAGVSTRTTVVLSTPYEARPPRI
- a CDS encoding amidohydrolase translates to MSEPLSQLARKDSSRPRTVLLRGGEVHSPADPFATAMVVEGDRIAWVGEEGAADSFAEGVDEVIPLDGALVTPAFTDAHVHTTATGLALTGLDLVGAGTLSDALARIRAYADARPADRILLGHGWDAGVWPEGRPPSRAELDEATGGRPLYLTRVDVHSAVVTTALLDLVPGIRDRDGFHDGAPLTGAAHHAARKAAYATVTPAQRAEAQTAALARAASLGIGSVHECAGPDISGEDDFTGLLALAREGNGPRVIGYWAELIASAKDAERIRELGALGAAGDLFADGSLGSHTAHLHAPYADAGHTGTAQLDAEAVAAHVAACTEAGLQAGFHAIGDAALTSVVTGVRAAADRVGLDRVRAARHRVEHAEMLTEDTLAGFADLALTASVQPAFDAAWGGEDGMYAARLGAERARTLNPYAALLKAGVPLALGSDSPVTPLDPWGTVRAAVFHRTRAHGISARAAFTAHTRGGWRAIGRDDAGVLVPGAPADYAVWRTGDLIVQAPDERVQRWSTDPRSGTPGLPDLTPGNDLPVCLTTVVGGRTVFGPPNE